The following proteins are encoded in a genomic region of Struthio camelus isolate bStrCam1 chromosome 3, bStrCam1.hap1, whole genome shotgun sequence:
- the LOC138066604 gene encoding T-cell activation Rho GTPase-activating protein-like codes for MELQERAQCGSTFRLKHRVRLSELWVLCRQEAAVAAGPEDDEEVFGLKCSQTLILVWPSSLCVVTFGSPEVKQLWLDAILSSWHSSGSRFASGLQRGSKRREVSGQLLAGRPGAPEALLCACLSRRPEVSLTAKTVEALVLAEADAKRGPPRAEPSAREEGLCHSAGECQKESEELPPPVLLANGPFGKAAWPATSGDTPQQRKALGSGSGSGSGSADGAKEGKKVVISWPLAWRGTAVPGDCPGQLGSGPQVALFGQPLALLCGEGGALPQPLQELLALLYEKGPATEGIFRKAATEKARRELKEDLNRGRSVDLASQPAHLLAAVLKDFLRNIPSKLLVAELYDKWLLALEKPRQQEKIEALREVAGKLPRANLLLLQRLLSVLHHISDNAESNRMDASNLAICVGPNMLSPDMDNLLPLAVQKESIDKVTLLVAFLIENCAAVFGEDVALPLRPSADESPEHTDSSTERPCAAPQNSCACDSPEAGAAGSPPPSDMEQPKGGSASVSSSYPTCASVPLLAIGKKDISRMERSFSEPNLSF; via the exons ATGGAGCTGCAGGAGCGTGCCCA atgcggctccaccttccggctgaagcaccgggtgcgcctcagcgagctgtgggtgctgtgccgccaggaggcggcggtggcggccgggccTGAGGACGAcgaggaggtctttggcctcaagtgcagccagaccctcatcctcgtctggcccTCCAgcctctgcgtggtgacttttgg GTCGccggaggtgaagcagctctggctggacgccatcctcag ctcctggcacagCAGCGGGAGCCGCTTCGCCTCGGGCTTGCAAAGGGGCAGCAAGCGGCGggaggtgtcaggccagctgctggctggcaggcctggggcgCCCGAGGCGCTGCTGTGCGCCTGCCTGAGCAGGAGGCCC gaggtgtcgctgaccgccaagaccGTGGAGGCGCtggttttggcagag GCTGACGCCAAGAGAGGCCCCCCGCGGGCGGAGCCTTCGGCCAGGGAAGAGGGGCTTTGCCACTCGGCTGGTGAGTGCCAGAAAGAGagcgaggagctgcctcctcccgTCCTGCTTGCAAACGGGCCCTTCGGCAAGGCTGCCTGGCCCGCCACCAGCGGTGACACGCCGCAGCAGAGAAAGGcgctcggcagcggcagcggcagcggcagcggcagcg CAGATGGAgcgaaggaagggaagaaggtggTGATCTCATGGCCGCTGGCTTGGAGAGGAACGGCTGTCCccggggactgcccagggcagctgggctctggcccCCAGGtggctctctttgggcagccgcTGGCACTGCTCTGTGGTGAAGGTGGCGCCCTGCCCCAACCACTCCAG gagctcctggctcttctctaTGAGAAAGGGCCGGCCACTGAGGGGATTTTCCGGAAAGCTGCCACCGAGAAGGCCCGCCGAGAGCTGAAAGAAGACCTTAACAGAGGCCGGAGCGTGGATCTGGCAAGCCAGCCCGCGCACCTgttggcagcggtgctgaag gacttcctgagaaaCATCCCCTCCAAACTGCTCGTGGCCGAGCTCTATGACAAGTGGCTGCTAGCGCTGgagaagcccaggcagcaggagaaaattgaggcCCTGCGAGA ggtggctggcaaACTGCCTCGAGCAAACCTCCTCTTGCTCCAGCGCTTGCTCTCTGTGCTCCACCATATCAGCGACAATGCAGAGAGCAACCGGATGGATGCCAGCAACCTGGCAATCTGCGTGGGGCCAAACATGCTCAGCCCCGACATGGACAACttgctcccgctggccgtgcagaAAGAGAGCATTGACAAG GTGACACTGCTGGTGGCGTTCCTCATCGAGAACTGCGCAGCAGTGTTTGGGGAGGACGTTGCCTTGCCGCTCAGGCCCTCGGCCGACGAGTCACCGGAGCACACGGACAGCTCCACAG AACGCCCCTGTGCTGCTCCGCAGAACAGCTGTGCCTGCGACAGCCCTGAGGctggagctgcaggcagccccccgccctcggACATGGAGCAGCCCAAAGGGGGAAGCGCTTCTGTGAGCAGCAGCTATCCAACCTGCGCCTCTGTCCCTTTGCTGGCTATTGGGAAGAAGGATAtcagcaggatggagaggagcttCTCCGAGCCGAACCTGTCCTTCTAG